A part of Drosophila ananassae strain 14024-0371.13 chromosome 2R, ASM1763931v2, whole genome shotgun sequence genomic DNA contains:
- the LOC6493669 gene encoding uncharacterized protein LOC6493669 isoform X5 — MHEPPDIPKYTTRSYQLGEPKFIVIKSKNESSFKTVSPFIIEKSVDFACGGRVESVKKTRDGGLLIKTKNNTQATKLLKLTKIADMEITATEHKTLNFSKGVIYCNDLRYIDEETILRELKPQKVIEVKKIMKRQNTINNTNTNNYNNTNNYRNTINHNTNHNNNPNNNNLIETGLIIITFETHQLPEILRVGYETVRVRNYIPLPLRCRKCLRFGHPAPICKSTEKCLNCSDEKHTSEGELCKNEKKCLNCVNNPEINSQHSPLDRNCPTFLKQKELTAIKTTEKVDHRTALGIYFERHGYKTKNTYANTLTKTTTTNTLQKPLNTLPSTSSNAQTTSISCDHNQTNTPSTSSAPTKTTPAPEKILQNHDQDDTEAMETDNTNPTRISTSYGSQLTKDLKLKIFPKDKSNPLCTNFKPTKSKTKSSNKNKQTTNSDSESV, encoded by the coding sequence ATGCACGAGCCACCAGACATACCTAAATACACTACGAGATCGTATCAACTAGGAGAACCCAAATTCATTGTCATCAAAAGTAAAAATGAATCCTCATTTAAAACTGTTTCACCTTTCATCATCGAGAAATCTGTGGACTTTGCCTGCGGAGGAAGAGTTGAATCTGTCAAAAAAACCAGAGACGGCGGTCTtttgataaaaacaaaaaacaacacacaAGCCACCAAACTTCTAAAACTTACCAAAATCGCAGATATGGAAATAACAGCTACCGAACACAAGACacttaatttttcaaaaggcgTTATCTACTGTAATGACCTTAGATATATAGACGAAGAAACAATCCTTCGAGAGCTAAAACCACAGAAAGTAattgaagtaaaaaaaataatgaagagACAAAACACCATCAataacaccaacaccaacaactacaacaacaccaacaactacAGAAACACCATCAACCACAACaccaaccacaacaacaaccccaacaacaacaacctaATAGAAACCGGACTCATAATAATTACATTCGAAACCCATCAACTCCCTGAAATACTGCGTGTCGGCTATGAAACGGTTCGCGTACGCAACTACATACCTCTCCCACTGCGTTGCAGGAAGTGCCTCCGCTTCGGACACCCTGCACCCATATGCAAGAGCACCGAAAAATGTTTAAACTGCTCAGACGAAAAACACACCAGCGAAGGAGAACTctgcaaaaacgaaaaaaaatgccTAAATTGCGTAAACAATCCGGAAATAAACTCCCAACACAGCCCTTTGGACCGCAATTGCCCCACATTCCTTAAACAAAAGGAACTCACTGCCATAAAAACCACCGAAAAAGTCGACCATAGAACTGCTCTGGGTATATACTTTGAGCGACACggatacaaaacaaaaaacacttATGCAAATACACTCACAAAAACCACAACCACAAATACGCTCCAAAAACCTTTAAATACACTCCCATCAACATCTTCTAATGCACAAACTACATCCATATCCTGCGATCACAACCAAACTAACACACCATCAACCTCATCTGCACCAACCAAAACTACACCTGCACCGGAAAAAATTCTCCAAAACCACGACCAGGACGACACCGAAGCCATGGAAACGGACAACACGAACCCCACCAGAATATCAACCTCATACGGATCTCAACTCACAAAGGATCTTAAACTAAAAATTTTCCCTAAAGATAAGTCTAACCCTCTTTGTACTAACTTCAaaccaacaaaatcaaaaaccaaatcctccaacaaaaacaaacaaaccacTAACAGCGACAGCGAATCGGTTTAA